CCGGCGGCTACAAGGCGCTTGCCAAGGCGCTCACCAAAATGACGCCGGATGAAGTGATTCAGGAAGTCGACAAGGCCAACCTGCGCGGCCGCGGCGGCGGCGGATTTCCGGCCGGCCGCAAATGGAAGACCTGCAAGGCGGTTGAGTCAGACGTGCGCTACGTCATCTGCAACGGTGATGAGGGCGATCCCGGCGCGTTCATGGACCGCTCGATTATGGAAGGCGATCCGCACAGCGTACTCGAAGGGATGATGATCTGCGCCTACGCCGTCGGCGCCAAACAGGGTTATATCTATGTCCGCGAGGAGTATCCGCTGGCGGTGATTCACCTGCAGAAGGCGATCGACGACTGTCTGGCCTACGGGCTGCTCGGCGAGAAAATCCTCGGCACCGATTTCACCTTCACAATCAAGATCGCTCGGGGCGCCGGCGCCTTCGTCTGCGGCGAGTCCTCGGCATTGATGCGTTCGGTGGCGGGCGAGGTCGGCGAGCCGCGTGCCAAGTATATTCGTTCGGTCGTGAAGGGTCTGCACGACCAGCCGACGGTGCTCAACAACGTCGAAACCTTCGTCAATGTGCCGGTGATCATTAACAACGGCGCCGAGTGGTTTACGGCGATCGGCTGCAAGAACAACTCCGGCACCAAGGCCTTTTCGCTGGTCGGCAAGGTACGCAACACCGGCCTGATCGAGGTCGCGATGGGAACGACCCTGCGCGAGATCATTTACGATATCGGCGGCGGAATTCTTGAAGACCGGCCGTTCAAAGCGGTGCAGACCGGCGGTCCCTCCGGCGGCTGCCTGCCGGCGGATCAGCTTGATCTGCCCGTCGATTTCGATTCGCTCACCGCGGCGGGTTCGATGATGGGCTCGGGCGGCATGATCGTGATGGACAACAAGACCTGCATGGTCGATTTCGCGCGCTACTTCCTCAATTTCCTCGTGTCCGAATCGTGCGGCAAGTGCGTGCCATGTCGTGAGGGATTGTACCAGTTGCACGAGTTGACGATCAAGGTGTGCGAAGGGAAGGCCACGCTGGACGATCTCGACAAGATCGAGAAGCTGTCGGAGGTCGTCGTGCGCGGATCGTTGTGCGGGCTGGGCAAATCGGGTCCGAACCCCGTGCTGTCGACGCTGAAATACTTCCGCGATGAATACGTCGCGCATATCCAGGATCACAAGTGCCCGGCCGGAGTGTGCCGCGCGCTGATTACCTATACGGTGATTGCCGAGAAATGCACCGGCTGTCTGGCCTGCATCACGGCGTGCGCTTACAACGCGATCACCGGCAAGAAAAAAGAGCCGCATTACATTCACCAGGAGCGCTGCACCAAGTGCGGGGCCTGCGAGGCGGTATGTCGTTATGATGCAATCGAGGTGGCATAGATGAGCACGGTCATGATTACCATCAACGGAAAACCGGTGCGGGCGACGGCGGGTGAATACCTGCTCGGTGTGCTGCGGCGCGAGAAGATCGACGTGCCGGCGCTGTGTCATCACGAATCGGTCGAGCCGTACGGCGGCTGCCGGCTGTGCACGGTCGAAATCACCAAGGCCGAGTGGAAGGGCTGGAAGGATTACGTCGTGTCGTGCCTCTACCCGGTCGCGGCAGGATTGATCGTGCAGACGCACGCGCCGGAAGTGATCGAACTGCGCAGGACGCTGCTGGATCTATACCTGGCGCGGCATCCGCAGACGAAGCTGATCCAGGACATGGCGGCCGAGTACGGCGTCACCCAGACCAGCTACCAGACGGTGCCGGATCCGAACGACTGCATTCTCTGCGGCCTCTGCGTGCGCATTTGCGACCGCATGGGCTTCGCGGCGATCTCGGCGGTCAATCGCGGTCATGGGCGGGAAATCGCGCCACCGCTGCATGAAGCGCCGCCCGACTGCGTCGGTTGTCTCGCCTGCGCGCTCAATTGCCCGACGAACTACATCAAGTACGAAGATGCCGGTTTCAAGAGGACGATCTGGAAGAAGACGTTCGAGTTGTTGCGCGACGGCAAGACCGGTGCGCCGACGATTACCCGCGAGTTCGCCGAGTACCTGATCAAGCATCGCAACATCGAGGCGGACTACTTCAAACTGAACGATGAGTCGCACCGCAAGGAGACGGCGCTCAACCTGGGCAAGATCGTGCAGTGGAACCGGGAGGCGGCGTCATGAAGATGCAGTATCAGGTGATTCCGCATCTGTGCATCGGCTGCCGCACCTGCGAACTGGCCTGCTCGTTTACGCACGCGCAGAACGGCAAACCGGGACGCAGCCGGATCTATCCGCTCGATGCCGGGCACAAGGAGATGTGGGTGCCGGTGGTGTGCCTGCAGTGCGAGGACCCGGCGTGCGTCAAGTCGTGCCTGGTGGATGCGATTCAATTGAATCCGGAGGCCGGCGCCTACGAGATCAACAAGGAAGTCTGCGTGCGCTGCATGGCGTGCGTGGCGGCCTGTCCGTTCGGATGTTCGCTCTTTGACGCCCAGCATCAACAGGTGATCAAGTGCGATTTGTGCGGCGGCGATCCGGCCTGCGCGCATTTTTGCCCGACCAAGGCGCTGACGTACGTGCCGATCAAAGTGTAGATCGAGAAACCCGACGGGAGAGTGTCGGAGTCGTGTGATGGAGTCGGGTTTCTCGGATCGAATTGTCTAATTCGAGGTCTTGGGGTTGACGAGGCCAGGGAGGAATTTCCTGGCCTCGTTGTTTTGAGGGTACCTTTCGCAAGGTGCCGCAGGTCAAATCCCGGCTCGTGGCGATTCGAAATGTCGTTGAGTACGGCTCTCCTTAATGGCGTGTTGTCTGAGTACTCAAGACGAAGGGATTTGACATGTGCATCATTCAGCGCGTCAAATCCCTCCAGAAGCCAAGACAGATTCTCTTCATCTGCGAGCGAACCATTGCCTTCCGCGCGGGGACTACAACCTGGCGGGATTTGACCTACGACGATCAGATCGCTAGTTTGCGATTGCATTGCAACCGCCACCACACGGTAGCCCACCCGCAGCGCCCGCGGAGGGTGGGGCGTTCCCCTACTCCCCCACCGCCGCCCACCAGCGATCAACAATCTCAGGATCACCATACCAGGGGCGGCCGAAGACGGAATCATGCTTGACCCCGTCGAGGATCAGCGCGTGCGCCGGATCGAAGATCGCCGACTTGACCGGGATGATGCCGTCGCCCAGTTCGCCGCGTTGCGCACCGTGGATACGATAACGCAGGCGGGCGGCATAAGCGGCCAAACTTCGCGGTCGGCGGGGGTAATCGACTCTGCCAACGACCGAGATAATCGGAATTGAAGGCGCGTGTTCCACGAGGCAGCGATCGAGATGATTCCACGAATTGAGACGGCTGACCAACCCGCGCTGGTGCGGTGAGCCGAGCGTAACGACAATCTTGATCCGGTCGGCGCAAGAGGCGGTGAATTTGAGCGGCAAGCCGGGCGCAAGATAGAGGCGAGTAACGATCCCGCCAAGACTGTGAGCGACGACGATGATCTCGGAAGCACCGGTTGCGACCGCGGCGGTCAGAGTGGCATCGAGTTTCCCTAACAGTGCCGTCCAACCGCGTTGCCCGATTACGCCGGGCCAATCCCCGGCCATGATCGGAACAACCGAGACCGGAAGCGTTGAAATCTCCCGCAGGCGATCGGCCATGCGCGTGTAGTGACGCGGCGAGGTTGAAAAACCGCCGATGATGACGATGGCATTGGACACGGAGCGAATTTAGTCCATCGGCGGTGTGGAAGCAACTTCCGCAGCGCCGACGCAGGCGAGGGCGTGACTCAGTTCTTCCTGGCGGTGGAGTCAACTGCCGCGGGCGGCGGCACCTTCGGCGGCACCAGCGGGGCATTAGGGCATTCGCCGTAAGCCTTGGCGTGAACTTGTTGAAGTGACGCCAACATATTCGAGCACGCTTTCAGCCCGACTAGCTTCTTGATACGGCAGCCGTCCGACTCCAGCAGCCAGATCGCCGGTACTGCAGTCGAGCGCCAGACCTTGGCCGCCAGTTGTGCCTCGGTCATCGGCTGGGCGTTACTGATCACCGCCAGTTGCGATTCGGTGTTGACGCGGATCGGGATGAAGTTGGCGTTGATGTAGTGAATCAAGCTGGTGTCGGTCAGCGCGCCGGCTTTCAGCTTGCGGCAATAGGGGCAGGTATCGCGGTAGAAGAAGAGCAACACCGGCTGGTCGACCCTGGCGGCCAGCGCCATGCCGCTGGTATAGTCGTGCCAGGCGATCGAGTCGGTGGCCACGACACCCAGTGAGTCAACAGCCGGCAGCGCCGCCGGCGATGCGGCCAGCAGCAGCACGGCAGTCACCACGAACCAAAGGATTCCCCGCGGGGTCATCATCAACTCCATAATCACAAATGATGCCGGACAGTATCGTTGATTGTACGCCCGGACGTCAAGCCAGTTTCACGGGGAAACGATTATCTGGCTAAATCGAGTATACGGATCGCTAATGGAATAGGGGGAGTGGCCGATCCATATTAACATCAGGGCACCGAGAAAATGAAGCAAAGGCGATT
The Candidatus Zixiibacteriota bacterium DNA segment above includes these coding regions:
- a CDS encoding thioredoxin family protein; translation: MMTPRGILWFVVTAVLLLAASPAALPAVDSLGVVATDSIAWHDYTSGMALAARVDQPVLLFFYRDTCPYCRKLKAGALTDTSLIHYINANFIPIRVNTESQLAVISNAQPMTEAQLAAKVWRSTAVPAIWLLESDGCRIKKLVGLKACSNMLASLQQVHAKAYGECPNAPLVPPKVPPPAAVDSTARKN
- a CDS encoding (2Fe-2S)-binding protein; its protein translation is MSTVMITINGKPVRATAGEYLLGVLRREKIDVPALCHHESVEPYGGCRLCTVEITKAEWKGWKDYVVSCLYPVAAGLIVQTHAPEVIELRRTLLDLYLARHPQTKLIQDMAAEYGVTQTSYQTVPDPNDCILCGLCVRICDRMGFAAISAVNRGHGREIAPPLHEAPPDCVGCLACALNCPTNYIKYEDAGFKRTIWKKTFELLRDGKTGAPTITREFAEYLIKHRNIEADYFKLNDESHRKETALNLGKIVQWNREAAS
- a CDS encoding 4Fe-4S dicluster domain-containing protein, with translation MKMQYQVIPHLCIGCRTCELACSFTHAQNGKPGRSRIYPLDAGHKEMWVPVVCLQCEDPACVKSCLVDAIQLNPEAGAYEINKEVCVRCMACVAACPFGCSLFDAQHQQVIKCDLCGGDPACAHFCPTKALTYVPIKV
- a CDS encoding alpha/beta fold hydrolase translates to MSNAIVIIGGFSTSPRHYTRMADRLREISTLPVSVVPIMAGDWPGVIGQRGWTALLGKLDATLTAAVATGASEIIVVAHSLGGIVTRLYLAPGLPLKFTASCADRIKIVVTLGSPHQRGLVSRLNSWNHLDRCLVEHAPSIPIISVVGRVDYPRRPRSLAAYAARLRYRIHGAQRGELGDGIIPVKSAIFDPAHALILDGVKHDSVFGRPWYGDPEIVDRWWAAVGE
- a CDS encoding 4Fe-4S binding protein, with product GGYKALAKALTKMTPDEVIQEVDKANLRGRGGGGFPAGRKWKTCKAVESDVRYVICNGDEGDPGAFMDRSIMEGDPHSVLEGMMICAYAVGAKQGYIYVREEYPLAVIHLQKAIDDCLAYGLLGEKILGTDFTFTIKIARGAGAFVCGESSALMRSVAGEVGEPRAKYIRSVVKGLHDQPTVLNNVETFVNVPVIINNGAEWFTAIGCKNNSGTKAFSLVGKVRNTGLIEVAMGTTLREIIYDIGGGILEDRPFKAVQTGGPSGGCLPADQLDLPVDFDSLTAAGSMMGSGGMIVMDNKTCMVDFARYFLNFLVSESCGKCVPCREGLYQLHELTIKVCEGKATLDDLDKIEKLSEVVVRGSLCGLGKSGPNPVLSTLKYFRDEYVAHIQDHKCPAGVCRALITYTVIAEKCTGCLACITACAYNAITGKKKEPHYIHQERCTKCGACEAVCRYDAIEVA